The following are encoded in a window of Sminthopsis crassicaudata isolate SCR6 chromosome 3, ASM4859323v1, whole genome shotgun sequence genomic DNA:
- the LOC141559437 gene encoding claudin-34-like, whose amino-acid sequence MSSYFTRSNLQLSSFALVTVGWILSLASMGRMDWRVWHLEENPSSMVSSGITWVGIWKVCFYSTILHPPPQEKSGKICHSYIKYDNFLPQDFRIVQNIFLFACILGAMGKVSITIAMRNFYLGIPQRSAICNPFTIGGFFYISAGICILICVIWNYHSVFTNESITFPDTFHIPPSPETQEIGDAVSMAIIAAILMLLGGIFFLSLKGGKHTGTSSNVETSKSKRKFFKIKEKN is encoded by the coding sequence ATGAGCTCCTATTTCACTAGGAGTAACCTTCAACTCTCAAGCTTTGCCCTAGTCACTGTGGGTTGGATCCTCTCACTTGCCTCCATGGGACGAATGGATTGGAGGGTGTGGCATTTGGAGGAGAACCCATCTTCCATGGTCTCTTCTGGCATCACTTGGGTGGGGATCTGGAAAGTGTGCTTTTACAGCACCATCCTGCATCCTCCTCCTCAGGAAAAATCTGGCAAAATCTGCCACTCTTATATCAAGTATGATAATTTTCTTCCTCAAGACTTTAGGATTGTTCAGAACAtctttctgtttgcttgcattctggGGGCCATGGGAAAAGTCTCTATTACCATTGCAATGAGGAATTTTTATCTGGGAATTCCTCAGAGGTCAGCAATATGTAATCCATTCACCATTGGAGGATTCTTTTATATATCTGCTGGGATCTGCATCTTAATTTGTGTAATTTGGAATTATCACTCTGTGTTTACAAATGAGAGTATAACTTTCCCTGATACTTTCCATATCCCTCCCAGTCCAGAAACACAGGAAATAGGGGATGCAGTGAGCATGGCTATTATAGCTGCCATCCTGATGTTGCTAGGTGGGATATTTTTCCTGTCTCTTAAAGGTGGAAAACATACTGGAACATCATCAAATGTTGAAActtccaaatcaaagagaaaattttttaagataaaagaaaaaaattga